From a region of the Paenibacillus lutimineralis genome:
- a CDS encoding ROK family protein, with amino-acid sequence MSHMNLSNNEEIYRIGVDVGGTNTDAALLDSELNTIHTVKVHTTRDVNEGIIESIRRLLSESNVNPAQIHYAMLGTTHCTNAIVERKHLGKVGLIRIGAPATTSVPPLADWDDTLKAAVGRHAYVVHGGYEYDGRTIVDLDEQEILDCFMKMKGEVEAIAVCGVFSPVNTSQEKRVEQLAKQVFGADMPVTLSHEIGSIGLLERENASLLNGALLNVIAGVVKGFEDALQGFGIDAGVYICQNDGTLMRSEYALRYPILTIACGPTNSIRGAAHLSGLNNALVVDIGGTTTDIGVLSQGFPRQSSAAVEIGGVRTNFRMPDILSIGIGGGTIVRADAKKDQVTVGPDSVGYELLKRGHIFGGDTLTATDVAVKLGRYHWEGVQADELDESICRRADEIITQDIEDAIDRMKTSADAVDVVLVGGGSILVADKLEGVAKIVRPDHYDAANAIGAALGEVSGETKRIYSLDEMTYDQAIEDARSHAINQAVLAGANRDTVQIVLSEDIPIAYLPGNALLVKVKAAGRL; translated from the coding sequence ATGTCTCATATGAACCTGAGTAACAACGAAGAAATTTACCGCATCGGAGTGGATGTCGGCGGAACGAATACAGATGCGGCCTTGCTCGACTCGGAGCTGAATACCATTCACACGGTAAAAGTACACACAACACGCGACGTTAATGAAGGAATTATCGAGTCCATTCGCCGTCTACTCTCCGAGAGCAATGTTAATCCGGCGCAGATCCATTATGCGATGCTGGGGACTACGCATTGTACGAATGCCATTGTAGAGCGCAAGCATCTGGGCAAAGTCGGGTTGATCCGCATCGGTGCACCGGCAACAACCTCGGTTCCACCGCTGGCCGATTGGGATGATACGTTAAAAGCAGCGGTTGGAAGGCACGCTTATGTCGTTCATGGCGGCTATGAGTATGACGGTCGAACGATTGTCGATTTGGATGAGCAGGAGATCCTGGACTGCTTCATGAAGATGAAAGGCGAAGTCGAAGCCATCGCTGTATGCGGGGTATTCTCGCCGGTTAACACCTCGCAGGAGAAACGTGTGGAACAGCTAGCCAAGCAAGTATTTGGTGCCGATATGCCAGTGACCCTGTCTCATGAGATTGGGAGCATCGGTCTGCTTGAGCGGGAGAACGCTTCTTTGCTCAACGGCGCATTACTGAACGTAATCGCTGGGGTAGTCAAAGGATTTGAGGATGCGCTGCAAGGCTTTGGCATCGATGCTGGCGTATATATTTGCCAAAATGACGGGACGCTGATGCGCAGTGAGTATGCGCTGCGCTACCCGATTCTCACGATCGCCTGCGGACCTACGAACTCGATTCGCGGTGCGGCGCATCTGTCTGGCTTGAACAACGCCCTTGTTGTAGATATTGGCGGCACAACGACCGATATCGGCGTTCTCTCGCAGGGCTTCCCGCGTCAGTCATCGGCAGCTGTTGAGATCGGTGGAGTTCGCACGAATTTCCGTATGCCGGACATTCTATCGATCGGCATCGGCGGCGGCACGATAGTCCGCGCGGATGCCAAGAAGGATCAAGTCACAGTTGGCCCGGACAGCGTCGGGTATGAGCTGTTGAAGCGCGGCCATATTTTTGGCGGGGATACACTTACTGCTACGGACGTAGCGGTCAAGCTGGGACGCTATCATTGGGAAGGTGTTCAAGCAGATGAGCTTGATGAATCGATCTGTCGCAGAGCCGATGAGATCATTACTCAGGATATTGAGGATGCGATCGATCGGATGAAGACAAGCGCAGATGCTGTCGATGTTGTCCTCGTCGGTGGTGGAAGCATCCTCGTTGCCGACAAGCTCGAGGGCGTGGCTAAGATCGTGAGACCGGATCATTACGATGCGGCCAATGCGATTGGCGCCGCCTTGGGTGAAGTCAGTGGCGAGACCAAGCGAATCTATTCGCTGGACGAAATGACTTATGACCAGGCGATAGAGGATGCGCGCAGCCATGCTATAAACCAAGCGGTTCTTGCTGGTGCGAATCGCGATACGGTACAGATCGTATTGTCCGAGGATATCCCGATCGCGTATCTGCCAGGTAACGCCCTACTTGTGAAAGTAAAGGCAGCAGGACGATTGTAA
- a CDS encoding DUF917 domain-containing protein, translating into MTNFKLTELNEQAVQYIAVGAAVLGTGGGGDPHIGKLMAQEAIRKYGPVRVISPEDLEDDALVVPLSMIGAPTVMNEKIPSTEQMTKPLDLIEKELGRKVNAIMPIEVGGGNSLVPVIAAAERGIPLLDADAMGRAFPESQMVTFYLDGIDCSPITMADERGNGVLMHAIDGVWEERMARAITIQMGGSASICDYPVTGAQVKQSAVHHTLTLAYEIGKILYESKDMRQNPIEALLKHLHGYALFHGKAVDIRRRTEGGFTRGEAVFEGTDAQKGRTMRLFFQNEFLLATEDGQSLAVTPDLISLLDQDTGMPITTENLKYGARVTAVGFPCDPKWRTAKGLETVGPQYFGYDVPYVPIEKLTAQKGDAR; encoded by the coding sequence ATGACAAACTTCAAGCTAACAGAGTTAAATGAACAAGCGGTTCAATATATAGCCGTAGGGGCAGCAGTGCTTGGTACCGGCGGGGGTGGCGACCCCCATATAGGTAAACTGATGGCGCAGGAGGCCATTCGCAAATATGGTCCTGTACGTGTAATTAGCCCGGAGGATCTGGAGGACGACGCTCTCGTCGTTCCCCTGTCCATGATCGGTGCGCCAACGGTAATGAACGAGAAGATTCCTTCAACAGAGCAGATGACGAAGCCACTGGATCTGATCGAAAAAGAACTCGGTCGCAAGGTAAACGCCATTATGCCGATTGAGGTTGGTGGCGGGAATTCACTTGTTCCAGTCATCGCAGCTGCGGAGCGCGGTATTCCGCTACTGGATGCGGATGCGATGGGACGGGCTTTTCCTGAATCGCAAATGGTCACCTTCTATCTGGACGGCATTGATTGCAGTCCAATCACGATGGCTGACGAGCGTGGCAATGGCGTGCTGATGCATGCCATCGACGGCGTCTGGGAGGAGCGGATGGCGCGCGCCATCACGATCCAGATGGGCGGGTCCGCCTCGATCTGCGATTATCCGGTCACAGGCGCACAAGTGAAGCAGAGTGCCGTTCACCATACTTTAACGCTTGCTTATGAGATCGGCAAAATATTGTACGAATCCAAGGATATGCGGCAGAATCCGATTGAAGCTCTGCTGAAGCATTTGCATGGATATGCATTATTCCATGGTAAAGCGGTAGACATTCGCCGTCGTACGGAAGGTGGATTTACGCGCGGTGAAGCGGTATTTGAAGGAACGGATGCGCAGAAGGGTCGCACGATGCGATTGTTCTTCCAGAATGAATTTCTCCTGGCCACAGAAGATGGACAATCACTCGCTGTGACTCCCGATTTGATCTCCCTGCTAGATCAAGATACTGGCATGCCGATTACGACAGAGAATTTGAAATACGGAGCCCGGGTAACCGCAGTCGGATTCCCTTGTGATCCGAAATGGCGTACAGCCAAAGGGCTTGAAACGGTTGGGCCGCAATATTTTGGCTATGATGTGCCTTATGTTCCGATTGAGAAGCTGACAGCACAGAAAGGGGATGCACGGTAA
- a CDS encoding cytosine permease, with protein sequence MSEVEVSQVHSNDSKTQDFEREPVPAHLRKKWLSMALVWIAIGIDLSAMFLGAELGNGMNLADSLTATMVGSLILGLIGALCAYVGAKTGLSTAMISRFLFGNMGARVVSVVLGVFSLGWFGVQAGFFASNMQTAFHKLWGIDLSLGLLSFIGGVLMMSTAIWGYRSIERLSTWSVPLLVIFIAIAIFTAFHQQGSSAIWVPISGSPIPMGTAISLVIGIFIVGTVLSPDIARWARTPKHAVTAAFIGFFVGNSFMTVIAIFLSRLMDTDDLTNIFIMLGLGLPAIIVLTLAQWTTNTNNLYSASLGFSVVFNRIPKKLITVIAGLIATLLAVFGIYDKFLSFLNVITSFVSPIGGIYTAEYLLVNAKKFTFEGIDRNKNWVIRSLVVWVAATFFAYMTTAAPDGFGWFELTRVPALDAFIFAFIVQWIVGKIMTKKG encoded by the coding sequence ATGTCAGAGGTAGAAGTAAGTCAAGTACACAGTAATGATTCAAAGACGCAAGATTTTGAGAGAGAGCCCGTTCCCGCGCATCTGCGGAAAAAATGGCTGTCCATGGCGCTAGTCTGGATTGCAATCGGAATTGATCTATCAGCCATGTTCCTGGGGGCGGAGCTGGGCAACGGCATGAATCTTGCCGACTCGCTTACTGCCACTATGGTCGGTTCGCTTATTCTTGGGCTCATCGGCGCACTTTGTGCTTATGTCGGAGCCAAGACAGGATTATCTACGGCGATGATTAGCCGCTTCTTATTCGGCAATATGGGCGCACGTGTTGTGTCGGTTGTTCTGGGTGTTTTCTCACTCGGTTGGTTTGGGGTGCAGGCCGGATTCTTCGCTTCGAATATGCAGACGGCTTTTCATAAATTATGGGGAATCGATTTGTCCCTAGGCTTGCTCTCATTCATCGGCGGGGTGCTGATGATGTCGACGGCCATTTGGGGATATCGTTCGATTGAGCGGTTAAGCACCTGGTCGGTGCCTCTATTGGTCATCTTTATTGCTATTGCTATTTTTACAGCTTTCCATCAACAAGGCTCTTCTGCCATCTGGGTACCGATCAGTGGTTCACCAATTCCGATGGGGACGGCGATCTCCTTAGTTATCGGAATCTTTATTGTCGGCACGGTGCTCTCACCGGACATTGCCCGCTGGGCACGTACTCCGAAGCATGCGGTCACCGCTGCTTTTATCGGCTTCTTCGTTGGCAACAGCTTCATGACCGTCATCGCTATTTTCTTGTCCCGGTTAATGGATACAGATGATCTGACGAATATTTTCATTATGCTGGGGTTGGGACTTCCCGCCATTATCGTCTTAACGCTAGCGCAGTGGACCACGAATACGAACAATCTATATTCGGCATCGCTCGGATTCTCCGTCGTATTCAACCGGATTCCGAAGAAGCTGATTACGGTCATTGCTGGTCTTATTGCTACATTGCTCGCCGTGTTCGGCATCTACGATAAATTCTTGTCTTTCCTGAATGTAATTACGAGCTTTGTCTCACCAATCGGCGGGATCTACACCGCAGAATATCTGCTCGTGAATGCCAAGAAATTCACCTTTGAAGGGATTGACCGCAACAAGAACTGGGTTATTCGTTCCTTAGTGGTTTGGGTTGCGGCTACGTTCTTCGCTTATATGACAACAGCTGCTCCAGACGGATTTGGCTGGTTCGAGCTGACGAGAGTTCCGGCATTGGACGCATTTATTTTCGCCTTTATTGTGCAGTGGATCGTCGGTAAAATCATGACGAAGAAAGGATAA
- a CDS encoding TetR/AcrR family transcriptional regulator: protein MTRNRLREAAMKLFGEKGYDGTALSEIAKEVGVKTPAIYAFYENKEDLFMTVFREAMQLYNTFIQELLKDQRSFGAKESLHRVLTRQYEFYQQNPEASLIVLRYVIFPPTFLKETIEEAFLQSDELLTNIIEQLIKQGIEEGVIREQPVQLLVDAFLNLMDGLSMQYFYYTSREVYERKLNHAFEMYWNGATTR from the coding sequence ATGACCAGAAATAGGTTGAGAGAAGCAGCGATGAAGCTTTTTGGAGAGAAAGGGTACGACGGTACAGCGCTCTCTGAAATTGCCAAGGAAGTAGGCGTAAAGACGCCGGCGATTTATGCGTTTTACGAGAACAAAGAGGATTTATTCATGACTGTCTTTCGTGAAGCGATGCAGCTGTACAATACGTTCATTCAGGAGCTGCTCAAGGACCAGAGATCATTTGGTGCGAAGGAGAGTCTCCACCGAGTTCTGACGAGACAGTATGAATTCTATCAGCAGAATCCGGAAGCAAGCTTGATCGTACTGCGGTATGTGATTTTTCCGCCGACATTTCTGAAGGAGACGATCGAGGAAGCGTTTCTGCAATCGGACGAGCTGCTTACGAACATCATTGAGCAGTTGATCAAGCAAGGAATCGAAGAAGGCGTTATTCGCGAACAACCTGTGCAGCTATTAGTTGATGCTTTCCTCAACTTGATGGATGGATTAAGTATGCAATATTTCTATTACACCTCCAGAGAAGTTTATGAGCGCAAGCTGAACCATGCATTTGAGATGTATTGGAACGGAGCGACTACTAGATGA
- a CDS encoding ATP-dependent DNA helicase produces the protein MKNQVKIAVRPLVEYVFRSGDLDSGFRTGTALTEGTKAHQQVQRSYGEADQKEVYLAAEIPYGDLLFVIEGRCDGLLVLEDGSVMIDEIKSSSSDIPAAMEESYPVHWAQSKCYAYMYAREHGAKRMKVQLTYVQVITGEQRRFQQEVDFTELEAFVNEIIEQYAPYAQMLRDHQIARDKSIGELDFPFASYRDGQRKLAGAVYKVIGERVHLFAKAPTGIGKTISTTFPAVKAMGDGRLERIFYLTAKTITRTAAEHTFSLLQAKGLHLHVVTITAKEKICPQDRVSCRKEDCPFADGYYDRINGAVLDILANETLIGRKTIEEYARKHRVCPFEFSLDLAYAADVVICDYNYIFDPRVSLKRMFAESKSRTALLIDEAHNLVDRAREMYSASLNKGDFLSLQRVYKSLNAEVHQAAKAVNGFFIQLRKDAVDSGRKEQVSQQVPAQLIEQVEYFILAAEQELSLRQDGEQGQLLLQTYFTAQSFVRISKLYDERFVTYAEISSREVSIKLFCLDPSHLLREMGKGYCSHIYFSATLTPMSYYRDMLGAREQDYTLSLPTPFHREQLEVQIEPLSTRYHDREGTKLQVAELLRRMMAGRSGNYLFFFPSYAYMNLVYEAFIANFADELGLRLMLQRGDMTEEEREGFLAAFDADNEGNLAGFAVMGGIFSEGIDLVGDRLTGVAIIGVGLPQIGLERNIIRDYFNSGGKNGFDYAYVYPGMNKVLQAGGRLIRTETDQGRLLLIDDRYLQSHYAGLLPEEWR, from the coding sequence ATGAAGAATCAAGTAAAAATCGCCGTAAGGCCACTAGTTGAATATGTATTCCGCAGCGGGGATCTGGACAGCGGGTTCAGGACAGGAACAGCCTTGACCGAAGGGACGAAGGCGCATCAGCAGGTACAGCGGAGCTACGGCGAAGCAGATCAGAAGGAAGTATATCTAGCAGCGGAGATTCCCTATGGAGATCTGCTGTTCGTCATAGAGGGAAGATGCGATGGGCTGCTGGTTCTGGAGGACGGATCGGTGATGATCGATGAGATCAAATCGAGCTCCAGCGACATTCCAGCGGCGATGGAGGAGAGCTATCCGGTTCATTGGGCACAGTCTAAATGCTACGCCTATATGTATGCGAGAGAGCACGGAGCCAAGCGAATGAAGGTTCAACTGACTTATGTGCAGGTTATAACAGGAGAACAGCGACGGTTCCAACAGGAAGTGGATTTTACCGAACTGGAGGCTTTTGTAAATGAGATCATTGAGCAGTACGCGCCTTATGCACAAATGCTTCGAGATCATCAGATTGCAAGGGACAAGAGCATTGGCGAGTTGGATTTCCCGTTTGCGTCATACCGGGACGGACAGCGCAAATTGGCGGGCGCGGTCTATAAGGTGATCGGCGAGAGGGTGCATTTATTTGCCAAGGCCCCAACGGGAATCGGCAAGACGATCTCGACGACTTTTCCAGCAGTGAAGGCGATGGGAGATGGGCGGCTGGAGCGTATTTTCTATTTAACGGCCAAGACGATTACCCGTACAGCTGCGGAGCATACGTTCTCTTTGCTGCAAGCCAAAGGTTTACATCTGCATGTAGTTACGATTACTGCCAAGGAGAAGATCTGCCCTCAGGACCGAGTGAGCTGTCGTAAGGAGGATTGCCCCTTCGCGGACGGGTATTATGATCGGATTAACGGGGCTGTTCTTGATATATTGGCGAATGAGACGCTGATCGGACGTAAGACGATTGAAGAGTATGCGCGCAAGCATCGGGTATGTCCCTTTGAGTTCTCGCTTGATCTTGCCTATGCAGCGGATGTGGTGATTTGTGATTATAACTATATTTTCGATCCGAGAGTATCTTTGAAAAGAATGTTCGCAGAGTCCAAGAGCCGCACCGCGTTGTTGATCGATGAGGCTCATAATTTGGTGGACCGGGCACGCGAGATGTATTCGGCGTCTCTGAATAAAGGAGATTTCCTAAGTTTACAGCGGGTGTATAAAAGCCTTAATGCGGAGGTGCATCAGGCTGCTAAGGCCGTGAATGGCTTCTTCATTCAATTGCGTAAAGATGCCGTGGATTCGGGCAGGAAGGAGCAAGTATCCCAGCAGGTTCCGGCGCAGTTGATTGAACAAGTTGAGTATTTCATTCTTGCCGCGGAGCAGGAGCTGAGTTTACGTCAAGATGGGGAACAAGGGCAACTTCTGTTGCAGACGTATTTCACAGCACAGAGCTTCGTCAGGATCAGCAAGCTGTATGACGAGAGATTCGTGACCTATGCGGAGATCTCCTCAAGGGAAGTGTCTATAAAGCTGTTCTGTCTCGATCCTTCTCATCTGCTACGGGAGATGGGTAAGGGCTACTGTTCGCATATATACTTCTCGGCGACGTTAACACCGATGTCTTATTATCGGGATATGCTGGGGGCGAGGGAGCAGGACTATACATTATCGTTACCCACACCCTTCCATCGCGAACAGCTTGAGGTACAAATCGAGCCGTTGTCCACGCGCTATCATGACCGTGAGGGAACGAAGCTACAAGTGGCAGAGCTGCTTAGACGGATGATGGCTGGGCGTTCGGGCAATTATCTGTTCTTTTTCCCTTCCTATGCTTATATGAATCTGGTCTATGAAGCATTTATCGCTAATTTTGCCGATGAGCTAGGATTGCGCTTAATGCTGCAGCGGGGGGATATGACGGAAGAAGAACGGGAGGGCTTTCTGGCGGCGTTTGATGCTGACAATGAGGGGAATTTGGCTGGCTTTGCGGTCATGGGCGGCATTTTCTCCGAGGGAATTGATCTGGTCGGCGATCGTCTGACAGGCGTAGCGATTATCGGAGTAGGCTTGCCGCAGATCGGTTTGGAACGGAATATTATCCGCGATTACTTCAATAGCGGAGGCAAGAACGGGTTCGACTATGCCTATGTCTATCCCGGGATGAACAAGGTGCTGCAGGCCGGAGGCCGTCTCATCCGTACCGAGACGGATCAAGGGAGACTGTTGTTGATTGACGACCGTTACCTGCAGTCGCATTATGCGGGGCTGTTGCCGGAGGAGTGGAGGTAG
- a CDS encoding DUF1919 domain-containing protein: protein MAIRLHWGRNMERWKKQERLINKSPTIISNNCTAGIIYHDLNIRFTSPTINLCFPPEDFLRYIHYLTDYSNSELVEERDPAVSYPIGVLHNQFGEVRIHFMHYRSFRAAKEKWEERTRRIDYDNIYIIMDAGMDCPREILEQFNQLEYSNKVILTNGKVDNVQSFFPMTFYDERYFFGKMLSYKSWFSSKRYLDEFDYVHFLNTGEIPDGACQ, encoded by the coding sequence ATGGCGATACGACTACATTGGGGCCGAAATATGGAGCGCTGGAAGAAACAAGAAAGATTAATTAATAAGAGCCCCACGATCATTTCCAACAACTGTACTGCCGGCATCATATACCACGATTTGAACATCAGGTTCACATCCCCGACTATTAATTTGTGTTTTCCTCCAGAAGACTTCTTAAGATATATTCATTATTTAACAGACTATTCGAACTCAGAATTAGTTGAAGAAAGAGATCCAGCGGTATCCTACCCGATTGGCGTTTTACATAACCAATTTGGAGAAGTAAGGATTCATTTCATGCATTACCGATCCTTTAGAGCGGCTAAAGAAAAGTGGGAGGAACGTACACGTCGAATAGACTATGACAACATTTATATTATTATGGACGCAGGAATGGATTGCCCCCGCGAAATATTGGAGCAGTTCAATCAGTTAGAGTATTCCAACAAAGTTATACTTACCAATGGCAAAGTGGATAACGTTCAATCATTCTTTCCGATGACTTTTTACGATGAGAGGTATTTTTTCGGAAAAATGCTGTCATATAAGAGTTGGTTCAGTTCCAAAAGATATTTGGATGAATTTGATTATGTTCATTTTTTGAATACAGGGGAGATCCCCGATGGGGCTTGTCAGTGA
- a CDS encoding glycerophosphodiester phosphodiesterase, with product MSKIHGIAHRGYPHKHPENTLRGFRAALELGFDHLELDVQLTSDGVPVVIHDATLDRTTNGLGLVRSYTLQELKQLDAGDGERIPTLEEALLLLKDRLTVDIELKQTGDAMPGLEQTVLDVINRLGMKDQVILSSFDHYSIERVRELDSEIAIGLISYGASASLFPYLAQLHGKYLSVKHVYVTPSFIERCREEDVRLMVWTPDDEASLRVWSEYPDLLVCTNNLEGWISVTEARQAQLS from the coding sequence ATGTCTAAAATACATGGAATTGCTCACCGTGGCTACCCACATAAGCATCCGGAAAATACGCTGCGCGGCTTCCGGGCCGCACTCGAATTAGGCTTCGATCATCTAGAACTGGACGTGCAATTAACGAGCGATGGCGTACCTGTGGTTATCCATGACGCGACCTTGGACAGAACGACGAACGGGCTAGGCCTGGTCCGTTCTTATACATTGCAAGAATTGAAGCAGCTGGATGCCGGAGACGGGGAGCGAATTCCGACTTTGGAGGAAGCGCTGCTGCTCTTGAAGGATCGACTGACCGTCGATATCGAGCTGAAGCAAACTGGGGATGCCATGCCCGGCCTGGAGCAGACTGTGCTGGATGTCATTAATCGCCTAGGTATGAAGGATCAGGTGATTCTCTCCTCCTTCGATCATTACTCCATCGAACGGGTAAGAGAGCTCGACTCCGAGATCGCCATAGGCCTGATCTCTTATGGAGCTTCGGCTTCCCTCTTCCCTTATCTCGCGCAGCTTCACGGCAAATATTTGTCCGTTAAGCATGTATATGTTACTCCGTCCTTCATCGAACGCTGCCGCGAAGAAGACGTCCGGCTGATGGTTTGGACTCCTGATGATGAAGCCTCCCTTCGGGTATGGTCCGAGTATCCTGACCTGCTCGTCTGCACGAACAATTTGGAGGGCTGGATTTCCGTCACAGAAGCAAGACAAGCCCAGCTTTCTTAA
- a CDS encoding HAD family hydrolase → MNPIRLIVSDLDGTLLSADHALPSSTATAIREYVSRGGCFTLATGRPFITARPIIQQLGLDLPIILCNGAVLAQANGMPLERSGISLASLYNLLNAADQSGLDVLLFCGDEVQTLARNINIAAYERKEGVTCSLFNLHEIQESGTEIEKAILLGPVELSRRLFAEFADRPPALHSSIAAFQSEDNYLELVPGQVSKGTALQRLAATLDIPLDQVMAIGNQLNDLPMLEAAGIGVAVANSPDELKQAADYVCGASYSEGVLEAMERYIEAVDPQFSKLYREAGGMRNV, encoded by the coding sequence GTGAATCCAATTCGACTCATCGTTAGCGATTTGGACGGTACATTGCTCTCCGCCGATCATGCCTTGCCAAGCTCTACAGCAACTGCCATTCGTGAGTACGTCAGCCGGGGAGGCTGCTTCACACTGGCGACTGGACGGCCTTTTATTACAGCGCGCCCGATTATTCAGCAGCTGGGACTCGATCTACCGATCATTCTCTGCAACGGCGCCGTATTGGCCCAGGCTAACGGGATGCCGCTTGAACGCTCCGGCATTTCCCTAGCCAGCCTATATAATCTGCTTAACGCAGCGGATCAGTCCGGGCTAGATGTGCTGCTTTTTTGCGGGGACGAGGTACAGACCTTGGCTAGAAATATAAATATCGCTGCTTATGAACGAAAAGAAGGCGTTACTTGCTCTCTCTTCAATCTGCATGAAATCCAGGAATCCGGCACGGAGATTGAAAAGGCGATTTTGCTCGGCCCGGTTGAACTAAGTCGCCGTTTGTTTGCCGAGTTCGCAGACCGTCCTCCGGCACTTCACTCCTCTATCGCTGCTTTTCAATCGGAGGACAATTATCTCGAGTTGGTTCCAGGCCAAGTCAGCAAAGGTACTGCCCTGCAGAGATTAGCAGCAACGCTGGACATTCCATTGGATCAAGTGATGGCCATCGGGAACCAGCTCAATGATCTGCCAATGCTAGAAGCGGCGGGTATTGGTGTAGCTGTTGCTAACAGTCCGGATGAATTGAAGCAAGCTGCCGACTATGTCTGTGGGGCTAGCTATAGCGAGGGAGTATTGGAAGCAATGGAACGTTATATAGAAGCTGTTGATCCGCAATTTTCGAAATTATATAGAGAAGCTGGAGGTATGAGAAATGTCTAA
- a CDS encoding carbohydrate ABC transporter permease yields the protein MRDSRMAGEKQHRLRFTLRTMLGVAVTVLIFFPIYWLLISSFKTQAEMRLAVPTLWPKSFHWSNYAEAFRVIPYARFFMNTLVMSVGIVILQLNVALMAAFAFAKGRFWGKEVLFFLVLAALIVPDQVTFVPVYVMMSKVHWLDTFWALIVPSGASAYGIFLLRQAFKSLNNDVLEAARVDGAGRFTILYRILLPMAKPTVVTLGVLTFISSWNSYFWPLIMTNTNNMRVLSVGIAMLRDSIAGDEAMYFHIIMAASVMAIIPIVLVFTIMQKHIVSAMANSTFK from the coding sequence ATGAGGGATAGCAGAATGGCCGGGGAGAAGCAGCACCGTCTGCGTTTCACCCTGCGTACGATGCTTGGCGTTGCGGTGACTGTTCTGATCTTTTTCCCGATCTATTGGCTTCTGATCAGCTCCTTCAAGACACAAGCGGAGATGCGGCTGGCTGTGCCAACGCTATGGCCCAAGTCATTCCATTGGAGCAATTATGCCGAAGCGTTCCGGGTCATTCCCTATGCCCGCTTCTTCATGAATACACTGGTCATGTCAGTCGGTATCGTCATTCTCCAGCTCAATGTTGCACTGATGGCGGCCTTCGCTTTCGCCAAGGGAAGGTTCTGGGGCAAGGAAGTGCTGTTCTTCCTCGTCCTGGCCGCGCTCATCGTGCCGGATCAGGTTACCTTCGTACCAGTCTATGTCATGATGTCGAAGGTACACTGGCTCGATACGTTCTGGGCGCTCATCGTTCCAAGCGGAGCCTCGGCTTACGGAATCTTCCTGCTGCGGCAGGCGTTCAAGTCGCTTAACAACGATGTGCTGGAAGCCGCCCGAGTCGACGGTGCCGGCAGATTCACGATACTCTATCGCATCCTGCTGCCGATGGCTAAGCCGACGGTGGTTACGCTCGGGGTGCTGACTTTCATCTCATCCTGGAACTCTTACTTCTGGCCACTGATTATGACCAACACGAACAATATGCGCGTGCTGTCGGTCGGCATCGCCATGCTGCGCGACTCGATCGCCGGGGACGAAGCGATGTACTTCCACATCATCATGGCCGCCAGTGTCATGGCGATCATCCCGATCGTGCTCGTATTTACGATCATGCAGAAGCATATCGTCTCGGCTATGGCTAATTCGACATTTAAATAA